In Zea mays cultivar B73 chromosome 7, Zm-B73-REFERENCE-NAM-5.0, whole genome shotgun sequence, the following proteins share a genomic window:
- the LOC100284075 gene encoding uncharacterized protein LOC100284075 has product MRGTKRPLGVVTSWVRRQPPKVKAFLAVVTGMAALVFIRFIVHDHDNLFVAAEAAHALGIGVLIYKLTKEKTCAGLSLKSQDLTALFLAVRLYCSFVMEYDIHTILDTATLVATLFVIYMIRFKLRSTYMVDKDNFALYYVVLPCAGLALLIHPSTSHNIVNRISWGFCVYLEAVSVLPQLHLMQNTKIVEPFTAHYVFALGVARFLSCAHWVLQVLDTRGRLLTALGYGLWPSMVLLSEIVQTFILADFCYYYVKSLVGGQLVLRLPSGVV; this is encoded by the exons ATGAGGGGGACGAAGCGGCCGCTCGGCGTGGTGACGTCGTGGGTGCGGCGGCAGCCGCCCAAGGTGAAGGCCTTCCTTGCCGTTGTCACCGGCATGGCCGCGCTCGTCTTCATCCGCTTCATCGTCCACGACCACGACAACCTCTTCGTCGCTGCCGAGGCTGCGCACGCGCTCGGCATAGGCGTCCTCATCTACAAGCtaaccaaggagaagacctgcGCCG GACTATCCCTCAAGTCTCAGGATTTAACTGCATTATTTCTAGCTGTTAGACTGTACTGCAGCTTTGTCATGGAGTATGACATCCATACAATTCTGGACACTGCTACACTTGTAGCCACACTGTTTGTTATTTATATGATACGGTTCAAACTGAGGTCAACTTATATGGTGGATAAGGATAACTTTGCGTTGTATTATGTG GTGTTACCGTGTGCTGGACTGGCACTACTTATTCATCCGTCAACATCTCATAACATTGTGAACCGGATCTCCTGGGGGTTCTGTGTTTACTTGGAAGCTGTTTCAGTGCTTCCGCAGTTACACTTGATGCAAAATACTAAG ATTGTTGAACCCTTTACAGCTCACTATGTATTTGCATTGGGAGTTGCAAGGTTTCTTAGCTGCGCCCACTGGGTTCTACAG GTTTTGGACACGCGTGGTCGTCTGTTGACAGCTCTTGGCTATGGTTTGTGGCCGTCTATGGTGCTTTTATCAGAAATCGTGCAGACATTCATCCTTGCAGATTTCTGCTACTACTATGTGAAGAG TCTTGTTGGTGGGCAACTGGTGCTACGGCTTCCCTCAGGGGTGGTGTAA